The Candidatus Nomurabacteria bacterium genome has a segment encoding these proteins:
- a CDS encoding GIY-YIG nuclease family protein: protein MYHVYILECKDGSFYVGSTNNLEKRIKEHNTSKNGAHYTKIRRPVILKYSETFETLKEARKRESEIKGWRREKKINLFK from the coding sequence ATGTATCATGTTTATATACTTGAATGTAAAGATGGTTCTTTTTATGTCGGATCAACAAATAACCTAGAAAAAAGAATAAAAGAACATAATACTTCTAAAAATGGCGCCCACTATACAAAAATACGCAGGCCAGTTATCTTAAAATATTCAGAAACATTTGAAACATTAAAAGAGGCTCGTAAAAGAGAGTCGGAAATAAAGGGCTGGAGAAGAGAAAAGAAAATAAACTTATTTAAATAA
- a CDS encoding PIN domain-containing protein: MKLYLDTNVIRDYLENRNTNSIQLLELARHKGWECVTSAFTMMEVADLEQDSIFFQKTVIRKKWDADKFLRERRQKELTDSDYQDLEEYLDVVPVRLPFLTFFNLSEDGWQIAQYIASHSVLSAVDTIHLATAYSAKSDIVVTNDSGFIKHGNKILEKSKRAGQIAICLPEKVEETAQKLGMTT, from the coding sequence ATGAAACTCTACCTAGATACAAACGTTATTCGAGATTACCTCGAAAATAGAAATACAAACTCTATACAGCTATTGGAGCTTGCCAGACATAAGGGGTGGGAGTGTGTTACGTCTGCCTTTACGATGATGGAAGTTGCGGACCTTGAACAAGATAGTATCTTCTTTCAAAAAACGGTCATACGTAAAAAATGGGATGCTGATAAGTTCTTGCGAGAACGCAGACAAAAAGAACTTACAGATAGCGATTATCAAGACCTTGAAGAATATCTGGACGTAGTACCTGTACGTCTACCTTTTTTGACTTTCTTCAACTTGAGCGAAGACGGTTGGCAAATAGCACAATATATTGCTTCGCACTCTGTTTTATCGGCAGTTGATACCATACACCTAGCAACGGCATACTCTGCGAAAAGCGACATTGTAGTTACAAACGATAGTGGCTTCATAAAGCACGGAAATAAGATACTGGAAAAGAGTAAGCGAGCAGGACAGATAGCAATCTGTTTGCCAGAGAAGGTTGAAGAAACGGCACAAAAACTAGGCATGACTACCTAG
- a CDS encoding NYN domain-containing protein encodes MKTNIYIDGNNLYRSAKELGFNLDYKKLRGWLRQKYNASNVYLFIGLVPERVKFYEHLQSCGYILVFKQTVSVGEKIKGNCDAELVLKTVSDFYTKSFDKCILITGDGDFGCLVEFLKDNNAIIGVLSPDENKCSILIRNKNIEITFLNDLYHKFSTRA; translated from the coding sequence ATGAAAACCAATATTTATATAGATGGTAATAATTTATACCGCTCTGCTAAAGAACTTGGTTTTAATCTTGATTACAAGAAATTGAGGGGATGGCTTAGACAGAAATATAATGCTAGCAATGTTTATCTTTTCATCGGCTTGGTACCAGAAAGAGTTAAATTCTATGAACATTTACAAAGCTGTGGTTATATTTTGGTCTTTAAACAAACGGTGTCAGTAGGAGAGAAAATCAAAGGGAATTGTGATGCAGAATTAGTACTGAAAACGGTCTCTGATTTCTACACTAAATCTTTTGATAAATGTATTTTAATTACAGGAGACGGAGATTTTGGATGTCTTGTAGAATTTCTTAAAGACAATAATGCTATCATCGGAGTTTTGTCTCCAGATGAAAATAAATGTTCTATTTTAATACGAAACAAGAATATAGAAATCACTTTTCTAAACGATTTGTACCATAAATTTTCTACCAGAGCCTGA
- a CDS encoding D-alanyl-D-alanine carboxypeptidase family protein gives MKQIRKVLSRDAWSSVKIYENGETLVLLEENPKLKLGIIKKSYEQKFFVRKSIADKLYKVSESLPDNLSLVVIEGYRSVGDQQKSWLVAFNNIKKLFPKLSNEEIERKTSMVIARPNLLANHNCGGAIDVTLADKNGNLLDMGSPYPSLDSTKEERTRFPMFPKSFLFFSLLTKNQRKNRKILRKRMESQGFVWYPGEWWHYCYGDRMWAVYTGRNFCIYGPASIE, from the coding sequence ATGAAACAAATAAGAAAAGTTTTATCTAGAGATGCTTGGAGCAGCGTCAAAATATATGAAAATGGTGAGACACTTGTTCTTCTTGAAGAAAATCCAAAGCTGAAGCTGGGTATTATCAAAAAATCATATGAACAGAAGTTTTTTGTCAGAAAATCCATCGCAGATAAGCTATACAAGGTTTCCGAATCTTTACCAGATAATCTTTCGCTTGTTGTTATAGAGGGATATAGGTCTGTCGGAGATCAACAAAAGTCTTGGTTAGTTGCTTTCAATAATATAAAAAAACTTTTTCCAAAATTGAGCAACGAAGAGATAGAAAGAAAAACTTCTATGGTTATAGCAAGACCAAATCTACTTGCTAATCATAACTGTGGTGGGGCTATAGACGTAACTTTAGCGGACAAAAATGGAAATTTATTGGACATGGGTTCGCCTTATCCATCTTTAGATTCTACAAAAGAAGAAAGGACGAGGTTCCCTATGTTTCCAAAAAGTTTTTTGTTTTTTAGTTTGCTTACAAAAAACCAAAGAAAAAATAGAAAAATTCTTCGCAAAAGAATGGAATCACAAGGTTTCGTTTGGTATCCGGGAGAATGGTGGCATTATTGTTATGGAGACAGAATGTGGGCAGTTTATACCGGAAGAAATTTTTGTATATATGGACCTGCAAGTATCGAATAA
- a CDS encoding rhodanese-like domain-containing protein: MEITVKELKEKMSDPNWREDSILVDVRAPGEHKAERIASSINIPLEKLKDFKDELSKYKNVYLHCETGGRSTEACSKLKEMNLENFINVEGGITEWKEEHLPILKSGGMNIHRQVMLTAGILVLVGVLLSLYRTGFIAISIFVSIGLIFGGVTNICFMARFLRKMPWNR; the protein is encoded by the coding sequence ATGGAAATAACAGTAAAAGAACTAAAAGAAAAGATGTCTGATCCAAACTGGAGAGAGGACAGTATACTAGTAGACGTCAGAGCTCCAGGTGAACACAAGGCAGAGAGAATCGCATCGAGTATCAATATCCCACTCGAAAAACTAAAAGACTTCAAAGACGAGCTTTCAAAATACAAAAACGTATATCTACACTGCGAAACAGGCGGTAGAAGCACCGAGGCGTGTAGCAAACTCAAAGAAATGAACTTGGAAAATTTCATAAACGTAGAAGGTGGAATAACCGAGTGGAAAGAAGAACACCTACCTATCCTGAAAAGTGGTGGAATGAATATACATAGACAAGTTATGCTTACAGCTGGGATACTTGTTCTGGTTGGAGTTCTACTTTCTTTATATAGAACTGGTTTTATAGCGATAAGTATATTTGTAAGTATCGGGCTTATATTTGGAGGAGTGACAAACATATGCTTTATGGCAAGATTCTTGAGAAAAATGCCTTGGAATAGATAA
- a CDS encoding IS30 family transposase — protein MKKKKQYKHLSFEERFVIEKSLSRSIKIRDIAMLLGRSPSTISSEVNRNRVNGEYIADKAQHRSYIKRWRSKRQCLKVSMDRFLVGFVEKKLIEKWSPKQISGYLDKEHEITCSDKAIYKFIDSRCLERYLFWSWNKKKSGRKRYKYDNPKDNRKYIKNRPVLVGVGHWEVDFIVSKKSTWSLLVATDRLTKHTLIKRLPNRKHVTINHALSEMFNGQSLKTITTDNDIAFNHWKVIEEQLNTNIYFTHPYHSWEKGLVENTNRWIRCFVPKKRDVSTVTDEEIESILSFINDRPREVIDFRIPSVYYKEQQCVLLEG, from the coding sequence ATGAAAAAGAAAAAACAATATAAACATCTTTCTTTTGAGGAAAGATTTGTGATTGAAAAATCATTGAGTAGAAGCATAAAGATTAGAGATATAGCTATGCTATTAGGTAGAAGCCCAAGTACTATAAGTAGTGAAGTCAACAGAAATAGAGTAAATGGAGAATATATAGCAGATAAAGCCCAACATAGATCATATATTAAAAGATGGAGATCAAAGAGGCAGTGCTTGAAAGTCTCTATGGATAGATTCTTAGTTGGGTTTGTGGAGAAGAAACTTATTGAAAAATGGTCACCTAAACAAATAAGTGGGTATTTAGATAAAGAACATGAAATAACATGTTCAGATAAAGCAATATATAAGTTTATTGACTCTAGATGTCTAGAAAGGTACCTGTTTTGGTCATGGAACAAGAAAAAGAGTGGAAGGAAGAGGTATAAATATGATAACCCTAAAGATAATAGAAAATATATTAAAAATAGGCCCGTATTAGTTGGTGTTGGTCACTGGGAGGTAGATTTTATTGTTTCTAAAAAAAGCACCTGGTCACTTCTTGTGGCGACTGATCGCTTAACTAAACATACTCTCATAAAGAGGCTCCCAAACAGAAAACACGTGACTATCAATCACGCGCTTTCTGAAATGTTCAATGGTCAATCTCTTAAAACTATAACCACTGACAATGACATCGCTTTCAATCACTGGAAAGTGATTGAAGAGCAATTAAATACTAACATATACTTCACACATCCCTATCATTCATGGGAGAAGGGGCTGGTAGAGAATACCAATAGATGGATTAGATGTTTTGTACCCAAGAAGAGAGACGTTAGTACCGTAACTGATGAAGAAATTGAAAGTATTCTTTCCTTCATCAATGACCGACCGAGAGAAGTGATTGATTTTAGAATTCCTAGTGTGTACTATAAAGAACAGCAATGTGTTCTGCTTGAGGGGTAG
- a CDS encoding YgjV family protein has translation MLDNQLLIQGLGFFGLLFQLFSFQANDRSKILFRQGIGAIFFAVHFFLIGAFSGATISAVIAARNAVFYEKTKESWANHKIWMFFFMILLVALTLFFAWEGWFSLLPLCGTVVGTYARWNDKSNLIREFSLGGVTLWLIYSIIVGSIPAIINNALLLASVFVGFLRFDKHIDFHKLMHHG, from the coding sequence ATGTTAGACAATCAGCTTCTTATCCAAGGCCTAGGATTCTTCGGACTTTTGTTCCAGCTTTTTTCTTTTCAGGCCAATGATCGGTCAAAAATACTTTTTCGACAGGGGATAGGGGCTATATTTTTTGCAGTGCACTTTTTCTTGATAGGAGCTTTTTCTGGAGCGACGATAAGTGCGGTTATTGCAGCTAGAAACGCGGTTTTTTATGAAAAGACAAAAGAAAGTTGGGCCAATCACAAGATATGGATGTTTTTCTTTATGATTCTACTTGTAGCATTAACTTTGTTTTTTGCATGGGAAGGATGGTTTAGTTTATTGCCACTTTGCGGAACAGTCGTTGGAACTTATGCTAGGTGGAACGATAAATCAAACTTGATAAGAGAGTTTTCTTTGGGCGGAGTAACTCTATGGCTTATATACTCTATAATAGTAGGATCTATACCAGCGATAATAAATAACGCACTTTTACTTGCGTCAGTATTTGTAGGATTCTTGCGATTCGATAAACATATAGACTTTCATAAACTGATGCATCATGGATAA
- a CDS encoding DUF2177 family protein, with amino-acid sequence MNYIATYFIALPVFFIIDLLWLGVIAKPIYQKFLGHMLLESPRWGFAIAFYLLFILGLVIFAIQPAIVSGSAQKALFLGAMFGFFSYMTYEFTNYSLIKGWPIGIVPIDIVWGIFLSGAVSVCTFYLHQVFIG; translated from the coding sequence ATGAATTACATAGCAACATATTTTATAGCACTGCCGGTGTTTTTTATCATAGACCTTCTGTGGCTTGGAGTTATAGCAAAGCCTATATATCAGAAGTTTTTGGGACACATGCTTCTTGAGTCTCCAAGGTGGGGTTTTGCCATCGCGTTTTATTTACTATTTATTTTGGGACTAGTTATTTTTGCCATACAACCCGCTATAGTTTCTGGTTCCGCACAAAAAGCTCTTTTCTTGGGCGCTATGTTTGGGTTTTTCTCCTATATGACATATGAGTTTACAAACTATTCTCTTATCAAGGGCTGGCCTATCGGTATAGTCCCCATAGATATAGTTTGGGGGATCTTCCTTTCTGGGGCTGTTTCTGTATGTACGTTTTATTTACACCAAGTTTTTATCGGTTAG
- a CDS encoding M23 family metallopeptidase — MKKRYKFYRFVWICLFLVFGYLEIYSFWGFKKMDNQKTDSAFTSNPAPVKKVFFEKLDTVAQGDVLVVKAAPLTESVVINGETSPCFLIGDTMLFLVPIDIETDTGKMFIKATIYGEWYMLPVYVKPGGNQEVRNMGVRIADSAKIYYARNYKDSIRSLSGDALFTDFAYSPPLKSIYVTCPLGRYRKYISRCDGRGDTLVWYRHSGVDMRAAYGTRVFAEYDGVVRSYTDLEDGGGNSLILDHGLGICTKYLHTSKSLVAVGDTVKSGQPIALSGNSGGVPAHLHVTTMIGSSVISEEALKKAFAEIEIVQKNQTQRSSL, encoded by the coding sequence ATGAAAAAAAGATACAAATTTTACAGATTCGTTTGGATTTGTTTGTTTTTAGTCTTTGGTTATCTTGAAATTTATTCTTTTTGGGGTTTCAAGAAAATGGATAACCAAAAGACAGATTCTGCTTTTACCTCCAACCCAGCTCCAGTAAAGAAAGTTTTTTTTGAAAAACTAGACACTGTGGCTCAAGGAGATGTGCTCGTCGTAAAGGCGGCGCCACTAACTGAGTCTGTCGTTATAAACGGAGAAACTTCTCCATGTTTCTTGATTGGTGACACTATGCTTTTCTTGGTTCCTATCGACATAGAAACCGACACAGGAAAGATGTTTATCAAGGCTACAATTTATGGTGAATGGTATATGCTTCCGGTTTATGTAAAACCCGGTGGAAACCAAGAGGTTAGAAACATGGGGGTTCGGATCGCAGACTCTGCAAAAATCTACTACGCCAGAAATTACAAAGACTCGATAAGAAGCCTGTCTGGAGATGCTCTATTTACTGACTTTGCTTATTCACCGCCACTCAAAAGTATCTATGTTACTTGTCCACTTGGAAGGTACAGAAAGTATATTTCTAGGTGTGACGGGAGAGGAGATACTCTGGTTTGGTATAGGCATAGTGGTGTAGACATGAGGGCGGCTTATGGAACTCGTGTTTTTGCCGAGTACGATGGGGTAGTAAGAAGCTACACCGATCTAGAAGACGGTGGAGGGAATTCGCTTATACTAGATCACGGTCTTGGTATTTGTACGAAATATCTTCACACATCAAAAAGCTTGGTGGCAGTAGGAGACACAGTAAAAAGTGGCCAACCGATAGCTCTTTCTGGAAATAGTGGAGGAGTGCCAGCACACCTACATGTAACCACCATGATAGGTTCGTCTGTTATTTCGGAAGAAGCTTTGAAAAAGGCCTTTGCCGAAATCGAAATAGTCCAAAAGAATCAAACACAACGCAGCTCGCTTTAG
- a CDS encoding alpha/beta hydrolase: MDNIHISKKVFFLTLAGFLILGVIFGICIKNAKPSKNKQNKNNVFDKITNQTTNQNEDQNSEDTQNDTNDTNQNNDNNNTGNSGPTKTNGQYASQTITYGSTGSSSLKFDLNIPKGSSNPPVIVWIHGGAFGPGGLNAADGYIDDFAKEGYAIAEVAYRSVLDGLFPSQIQDVKGAVRYLRANASSLGIDGGNIFALGTSSGGMTVSLLGTSCGVAELEGTTGGNTGYSSCVDGVVNLFGSLTVSQITDISDSVLPNLYGLFGCAVGSSCPDMVKTSSAYYLDAGDPPFLIIHGDADQTVPIEQSQELYSLMTAAGIDVTFITAPGAGHDKDTIITNYFDEIISFLNNNYN, translated from the coding sequence ATGGATAATATACACATATCAAAAAAGGTATTTTTTCTAACACTGGCCGGGTTTCTAATACTTGGGGTAATTTTTGGTATATGTATAAAAAACGCAAAACCAAGCAAAAACAAACAAAACAAAAATAATGTTTTCGACAAAATAACAAACCAGACAACAAACCAAAACGAAGATCAAAACTCTGAAGATACACAAAACGACACTAACGATACAAACCAAAACAATGACAACAACAATACAGGAAACTCTGGACCAACAAAAACAAATGGTCAGTACGCCTCACAAACAATAACTTATGGAAGTACTGGTTCTAGCTCACTCAAGTTTGATTTGAATATCCCAAAAGGTTCTAGTAATCCTCCAGTTATAGTTTGGATACATGGCGGAGCGTTTGGACCAGGTGGACTAAATGCAGCCGATGGATACATAGATGACTTTGCAAAAGAGGGTTACGCCATAGCAGAAGTTGCATATAGAAGCGTTCTAGATGGACTTTTCCCTTCTCAGATACAAGACGTAAAAGGTGCAGTGAGATATCTACGTGCCAATGCTTCATCTCTAGGGATAGACGGGGGTAACATATTTGCACTAGGAACTTCTTCTGGTGGTATGACAGTTTCACTTCTCGGAACATCTTGTGGTGTAGCCGAACTCGAAGGAACAACTGGAGGAAACACAGGCTACTCTTCTTGTGTAGACGGTGTAGTAAACCTATTTGGATCTCTAACGGTGAGCCAGATAACAGACATAAGCGATAGCGTTCTACCAAACCTATACGGGCTATTTGGATGTGCAGTTGGATCTAGTTGTCCTGACATGGTCAAGACATCTTCTGCTTACTACCTAGATGCTGGCGACCCACCATTTCTTATAATCCACGGTGATGCTGACCAAACTGTACCAATAGAACAAAGCCAAGAACTATATAGCCTCATGACTGCCGCTGGAATAGACGTAACTTTTATCACAGCTCCTGGTGCTGGTCACGACAAAGATACAATCATAACAAATTACTTCGACGAAATAATAAGTTTCCTAAACAATAATTACAACTAA
- the uppP gene encoding undecaprenyl-diphosphatase UppP, with amino-acid sequence MNFFDSVVLGVVEGFTEFLPVSSTAHLLFAEKLLNIGSSEFAKTFAIAVQSGAILAVVFVYYKRFFKQKDLFLKLVVGFIPTMIGGLLLYKIIKNVFFESMLLILSALFVGGIVMILVEHFKKEKPDQELVSVENITYKNAILLGLYQVLAMIPGVSRSGATIIGGRLSGIPKKQIVEFSFLLAIPTILGATFVELLKDGVSISSQEIWLLIVGIVVSFVTAILGIRFFLNFIQKNSFKIFGVYRILVAIVLYFVFIK; translated from the coding sequence ATGAACTTTTTTGATAGCGTTGTTTTGGGTGTAGTAGAAGGCTTTACAGAGTTTCTACCTGTTTCGTCTACTGCCCACCTACTTTTTGCAGAAAAACTTCTAAATATAGGAAGTAGTGAGTTTGCAAAAACTTTTGCCATAGCAGTACAGTCTGGAGCTATACTTGCTGTTGTTTTTGTTTACTACAAAAGATTCTTCAAACAAAAAGATTTGTTTCTAAAGCTAGTTGTTGGTTTTATCCCGACAATGATTGGAGGACTCCTGCTTTACAAAATAATAAAGAACGTATTTTTCGAAAGCATGCTTCTTATACTTTCGGCACTTTTTGTTGGAGGAATAGTAATGATCCTAGTTGAACATTTCAAAAAAGAAAAACCTGACCAAGAACTAGTTTCAGTCGAAAACATAACTTACAAAAACGCTATTCTTCTCGGACTATACCAAGTTCTCGCTATGATTCCTGGGGTTTCTAGAAGTGGCGCGACAATAATAGGAGGAAGGCTTTCTGGAATACCAAAAAAGCAGATAGTGGAATTCTCATTTCTACTTGCCATACCAACAATACTTGGAGCAACTTTTGTAGAACTTCTAAAAGACGGAGTCTCTATCTCTAGCCAAGAAATCTGGCTTCTAATCGTAGGGATAGTAGTTTCTTTTGTAACAGCAATTTTAGGTATACGATTTTTCTTAAACTTCATACAAAAAAACTCTTTCAAAATATTTGGAGTATATAGAATACTTGTAGCAATAGTTTTGTACTTTGTTTTTATAAAATAA
- a CDS encoding glucosaminidase domain-containing protein: MQITKHIYLRSLIMLPFLSVVSTGGGLGTIMTDYTPVSSIIEEATINTNSDFEKSDTETLIKAAKIDAYFSERSMPLAGYGLVFVTEAEKNGLDWRLLAAISVRESTGGKHACKKATHSFMGWGSCKINFSSPEEAIAIVAKNLGGNNPNTAYHYSGKDTEGILKAYNPPTIVPKYAYQVMAIMDVIENTQVETAEKGIISFEA; the protein is encoded by the coding sequence ATGCAAATTACAAAACATATATACCTTAGATCACTCATTATGCTTCCGTTTCTATCAGTAGTTTCTACAGGTGGAGGTCTCGGGACAATAATGACTGACTATACCCCCGTTTCTTCTATCATAGAAGAAGCAACAATTAACACTAATTCCGACTTTGAAAAGAGTGATACAGAAACTCTGATCAAGGCTGCGAAGATCGACGCATACTTTAGTGAGCGTTCGATGCCCCTAGCTGGATACGGACTTGTCTTTGTGACAGAAGCAGAAAAGAACGGTCTCGATTGGCGACTACTTGCTGCCATATCAGTTCGTGAATCTACTGGAGGAAAACATGCATGTAAGAAAGCGACACACAGCTTCATGGGTTGGGGATCATGTAAGATAAACTTTTCTTCTCCGGAAGAAGCTATCGCCATCGTGGCTAAAAACCTAGGTGGAAACAATCCTAACACTGCTTACCACTATAGTGGTAAAGACACAGAAGGAATTCTGAAAGCTTACAACCCGCCAACTATCGTACCGAAATACGCGTACCAAGTTATGGCAATCATGGATGTTATCGAAAATACACAAGTCGAAACTGCTGAGAAGGGAATAATTTCTTTCGAAGCTTAA
- the secA gene encoding preprotein translocase subunit SecA: MKMGKIFKESEDSKIKKYGKIVSEINSLESKYEKFSDEDLKKETNNLKQRISDGEKTDDILAPAFALVREASKRTLNMRHYDVQLIGGIVLHKSGIAEMRTGEGKTLVATLPVFLNALTGKGVHVVTVNDYLSSRDASWMGQVYNFLGLSVGVLNSQNTSYIYDPNHFSSKEEEEVKDEERDETGSFKVSYDFLRPATKKEAYNCDITYGTNSEFGFDYLRDNVAQDKEILVQRGHNFALIDEVDSILIDESRTPLIMSMPSLDSENLYEIFARISSSMIEGEDYTVDEKQRAIHMTDAGIEKAEKALNIKDIYSEKGIKYVHHLEIAVRAKSLFHKDKEYVVRNGEVVIVDQFTGRLQPGRRYSEGIHQAIEAKEGVSIKKESKTAASITYQNYFRMYDKLSGMTGTAKTSKEEFFEVYGMDVISIPTNKPIQRKDNNDLIFQNEIGKWKAIARRVKEVNKAGQPVLIGTISIERSELLSDFLKGEGVRHTILNAKNHEKEGEIIADAGKKGAVTIATNMAGRGIDIRLGGALSSHEEYEEIKSLGGLYVLGTERHEARRIDDQLRGRSGRQGDPGETQFFVSLDDDLMRIFGSDRVKSMMGRFGVPEDEPIQNSFITRALKTAQTKIEGLNYDARKHVLEYDNVLNHQRTSVYKRRREMLLSDENGVEEFLKNLTSELGNDAEKVITEKRQEIGEEKFLDLARRIILYATDVLWTEHLETMDYLRSSVNLRAYGQREPIVEYKREGLRLYNQMEASLKEYVLDLISKIDTRNIVNQGQNTQKEPENIPQPTDPNIDFSKVGRNDPCPCGSGKKYKKCHGAN; the protein is encoded by the coding sequence ATGAAGATGGGGAAGATTTTCAAAGAAAGTGAAGATTCTAAAATCAAGAAATACGGAAAGATTGTTTCAGAAATAAATAGTCTGGAAAGTAAGTACGAAAAGTTTAGTGATGAAGATCTAAAAAAAGAGACTAATAATCTAAAGCAAAGAATTTCTGATGGAGAAAAAACGGACGATATACTAGCTCCAGCTTTTGCACTTGTTAGAGAAGCTTCAAAACGTACTTTGAACATGAGACACTACGACGTTCAATTAATTGGAGGAATAGTTCTTCACAAAAGTGGTATTGCAGAAATGAGAACAGGAGAAGGAAAAACTCTCGTTGCGACATTGCCAGTTTTTCTCAACGCACTAACGGGAAAAGGTGTACACGTAGTAACCGTCAACGATTATCTTTCTAGTCGTGATGCAAGTTGGATGGGACAAGTATATAACTTCCTCGGACTTTCTGTCGGTGTTTTGAATTCACAAAACACATCATATATATATGACCCAAACCACTTTTCTTCAAAAGAAGAAGAGGAAGTAAAAGATGAAGAAAGAGACGAAACAGGTTCTTTCAAGGTCTCTTATGATTTCCTAAGACCAGCTACAAAAAAAGAAGCTTACAACTGTGATATAACATACGGAACAAACAGCGAGTTCGGCTTCGATTACCTGAGAGACAACGTAGCTCAGGATAAAGAAATACTTGTACAGAGAGGGCACAACTTTGCTCTTATAGACGAAGTGGACTCTATACTTATAGACGAATCCAGAACTCCACTTATTATGTCTATGCCAAGCCTTGATTCTGAAAATCTATATGAGATTTTTGCAAGAATTTCTTCTTCTATGATAGAGGGAGAAGACTATACTGTAGACGAAAAACAAAGAGCCATACATATGACAGACGCTGGTATCGAAAAAGCAGAGAAGGCTCTCAATATAAAAGACATATATTCAGAAAAAGGTATCAAGTATGTTCATCATCTTGAAATTGCGGTTAGAGCAAAATCTTTGTTCCACAAAGACAAAGAATATGTAGTTAGAAACGGAGAAGTTGTAATAGTTGATCAGTTTACAGGAAGACTTCAGCCAGGTAGAAGATACTCAGAGGGTATCCACCAAGCCATAGAGGCCAAAGAAGGTGTTTCTATAAAGAAAGAGTCCAAGACTGCTGCTTCTATTACTTACCAAAACTACTTCAGGATGTACGACAAGCTTTCTGGTATGACGGGTACCGCCAAGACTTCAAAAGAAGAGTTTTTCGAAGTATATGGAATGGATGTTATTTCTATCCCTACAAACAAACCCATCCAGAGAAAAGACAACAATGATCTTATATTCCAAAACGAGATAGGTAAATGGAAAGCAATCGCAAGAAGAGTCAAGGAAGTAAACAAGGCTGGCCAACCAGTTTTGATCGGTACGATATCTATCGAGAGAAGCGAACTTCTTTCTGACTTCTTGAAAGGTGAAGGAGTAAGGCATACAATCCTAAACGCAAAAAATCACGAAAAAGAAGGTGAAATAATTGCCGACGCTGGTAAAAAAGGCGCGGTTACTATAGCTACAAACATGGCGGGTCGTGGTATCGACATCAGACTTGGTGGTGCGCTTTCTAGCCACGAAGAATATGAAGAAATAAAATCTTTAGGAGGATTATATGTTCTAGGTACAGAAAGACACGAAGCTAGGCGTATCGACGATCAGCTTCGAGGTAGATCTGGTAGACAGGGTGATCCGGGAGAAACACAGTTTTTTGTATCACTAGACGATGACCTTATGAGGATATTTGGTTCGGATAGAGTCAAAAGCATGATGGGAAGATTTGGGGTTCCGGAAGATGAGCCTATACAGAACAGCTTTATTACACGAGCTTTAAAAACTGCCCAAACAAAAATAGAGGGTCTAAACTATGATGCAAGAAAGCACGTTCTAGAGTATGACAACGTTCTTAATCACCAAAGAACATCTGTATACAAAAGAAGAAGAGAAATGCTTCTTTCTGACGAAAATGGCGTAGAAGAGTTCTTGAAAAACCTAACTTCGGAGCTTGGAAACGATGCTGAAAAGGTTATAACTGAAAAAAGGCAAGAAATAGGTGAAGAAAAATTCCTAGATTTGGCTAGAAGGATTATTTTGTATGCGACAGATGTTTTGTGGACTGAACACCTAGAAACCATGGATTACCTTCGATCTTCTGTGAATCTAAGAGCTTATGGGCAAAGAGAGCCTATTGTTGAGTACAAAAGGGAAGGTTTGAGATTATACAATCAGATGGAAGCATCGCTCAAAGAGTATGTTCTGGACCTTATTTCCAAGATAGATACTAGAAATATAGTAAATCAGGGTCAAAATACGCAAAAAGAACCAGAAAATATACCTCAGCCTACTGACCCAAACATCGATTTTAGTAAAGTCGGTAGAAATGACCCATGTCCGTGTGGAAGTGGCAAAAAGTACAAGAAATGCCACGGGGCAAATTAA